A part of Amphiprion ocellaris isolate individual 3 ecotype Okinawa chromosome 16, ASM2253959v1, whole genome shotgun sequence genomic DNA contains:
- the kif11 gene encoding kinesin-like protein KIF11 — MASHNQSGAKREEKGRNIQVVVRCRPFNTVERKSSYGVIDCDQSRKEVMVKTGGMNDKASRKTYTFDMVFGPAAKQIDVYRSVVCPILDEVIMGYNCTVFAYGQTGTGKTFTMEGERSPDGEFTWEEDPLAGIIPRTLHQIFEKLSENGTEFSVKVSLLEIYNEELFDLLSPTEDVNERLQLFDDPRNKRGVVVKGLEEVTVHNKDEVYQILERGAAKRRTASTLMNAYSSRSHSVFSVTIHMKEITVDGEELVKIGKLNLVDLAGSENIGRSGAVDKRAREAGNINQSLLTLGRVITALVEKRPHIPYRESKLTRILQDSLGGRTKTSIIATVSPSSSNLEETLSTLEYASRAKNIMNKPEVNQKLTKRTLIKEYTEEIERLKRDLAATRDKNGVYLSAENYESMVGQITSHEEQIVEYTDKIAAMEEEIKKVTELFEESKTRLEQCTMDLDDKQQRLEETSRDLQQTKEKLSEEEFICSELTSAQETLYNAAGQLLSTVDASTSDVSGLHDKLDRKKKVEQHNSQMQQTFAQRMDGAFSSLQCSIQQHGDKHRDMLSGYSQAIDGLLVKNEAALKGALTTVESFVDGVGPLVAEGVSRCQERVQQQEALCLQDKEALLQLLEEHRQEVEELLVARTLMGLSAVKELSDTLRASVETQRVLADKVEAMKEMGVFFSGLVRELAGLRQASVQGLSDLQAEHDKLEDEIRQAQERHQTGMKQTIQCLQDQLNLLNMEAQKDYMDLRSASKAVQKPLQSLQENISSGCSTVEGQASAQADLLSSTSSSIASSLRLTADESRQMLEEMSGCCSHLHDSVSELVQRDLQWSSRAREQAETQAQEHLTLMGKVSTEAQTLRQSVELRCTEQLRAAEEDISRQQEEVKQALMMVWNQTSLDRTVLDEQQAELQSSVETSQQLVHGFLQDELQQDVPTGATPQRREFVYPQQLVKSRSRSELLESLRRQQEELQAAMEEEEEEEEEELEEDDKHSQDSVEDDMSTCNESLATEPSFIDENLVFNESKRVPFFKKKKGGKKESKTSSRCKASENTSTPQKSRLPLRCQN; from the exons GTGTTCGGTCCGGCTGCCAAACAGATCGACGTCTACCGGAGCGTCGTCTGTCCGATCCTGGACGAAGTCATCATGGGATACAACTGCACCGTGTTCGC ctaCGGCCAGACGGGAACAGGAAAGACGTTCACCATGGAGGGAGAGCGGAGTCCAGACGGAGAGTTTACCTGGGAGGAG GACCCTCTGGCCGGCATCATCCCACGAACGCTGCACCAGATCTTCGAGAAGCTCTCCGAGAACGGCACCGAGTTCTCCGTCAAGGTGTCGCTGCTGGAGATCTACAACGAGGAGCTGTTCGACCTGCTCAGCCCCACGGAGGACGTCAACGAGCGGCTGCAGCTCTTCGACGACCCGCGGAACAAG CGAGGCGTGGTGGTGAAAGGCCTGGAGGAGGTGACGGTCCACAACAAAGACGAGGTTTATCAGATCCTGGAGCGAGGAGCGGCCAAGAGGAGGACGGCCTCCACGCTCATGAACGCCTACTCCAG TCGCTCCCACTCCGTGTTCTCCGTCACCATCCACATGAAGGAAATCACCGTGGACGGAGAGGAGCTGGTGAAGATCGGCAAACTCAATCTG GTGGATCTCGCCGGCAGTGAGAACATCGGACGCTCCGGTGCTGTGGACAAACGAGCTCGCGAGGCCGGAAACATCAACCAGTCGCTGCTGACGCTGGGCCGAGTGATCACCGCTCTGGTGGAGAAGAGACCTCACATCCCGTACAG AGAGTCCAAGCTGACCAGGATCCTTCAGGACTCGCTGGGAGGACGAACCAAAACCTCCATCATCGCCACCGTGTCTCCGTCCTCCAGCAACCTGGAA gaGACGCTCAGTACGCTGGAATACGCCAGCAGAGCCAAGAACATCATGAACAAACCCGAAGTCAACCAGAAACTCACCAAGAGGACGCTCATTAAG GAATACACCGAGGAGATCGAGCGTCTGAAGCGTGACTTGGCCGCCACCCGGGACAAGAATGGAGTTTATCTGTCTGCAGAAAACTACGA GAGCATGGTGGGTCAGATCACGTCTCATGAGGAGCAAATAGTCGAATACACCGACAAGATCGCCGCCATGGAGGAGGAGATCAAGAAG gtgACTGAGCTGTTTGAAGAGAGTAAAACCCGGCTGGAGCAGTGCACCATGGACCTGGACGACAAGCagcagag GCTGGAGGAGACGAGCCGAGACCTGCAGCAGACGAAGGAGAAGCTGAGCGAGGAGGAGTTCATCTGCTCTGAGCTCACATCTGCCCAGGAAACTCTGTACAACGCAGCCGGACAG CTGCTGAGCACCGTGGACGCCAGCACCAGCGATGTGTCGGGTCTCCACGACAAGCTGGACCGCAAGAAAAAG gtggagcagcacaacagtCAGATGCAGCAGACTTTTGCTCAGCGGATGGACGGAGCCTTCAGCAGCTTGCAatgcagcatccagcagcacggAGACAAACACCGCGACATGTTGAGCGGCTACTCGCAGGCCATCG ACGGTTTGCTGGTGAAGAACGAGGCGGCGCTGAAAGGAGCTCTGACCACCGTGGAGTCCTTCGTGGATGGAGTCGGACCGCTAGTGGCCGAAGGAGTGTCTCGCTGCCAGGAGAGAGTTCAGCAGCAGGAGGCGCTGTGTCTGCAGGACAAGGaggctctgctgcagctgctg gaggAGCATCgacaggaggtggaggagctcCTGGTGGCTCGGACTCTGATGGGTTTATCAGCTGTCAAAGAGCTCAGCGACACTCTGAGAGCTTCAGTGGAGACACAGAGAGTTCTGGCCGACAAG GTGGAGGCCATGAAGGAGATGGGAGTGTTCTTCAGCGGTTTGGTTCGGGAGCTGGCCGGGCTGCGGCAGGCGTCCGTTCAGGGCCTCAGCGACCTTCAGGCCGAACACGACAAGCTGGAGGACGAGATCAGACAGGCGCAGGAGAGACACCAGACG GGCATGAAGCAGACCATCCAGTGCCTGCAGGACCAGCTCAACCTGCTGAACATGGAGGCCCAGAAGGACTACATGGACCTTCGCTCGGCCTCCAAAGCCGTCCAGAAACCTCTGCAGAGCCTCCAGGAGAACATCAGCAG CGGCTGCAGTACAGTCGAGGGTCAGGCCTCGGCCCAGGCGGacctcctctcctccacctcctcctccattgcCTCCTCTCTGCGTCTGACGGCCGACGAGAGCCGTCAGATGCTGGAGGAGATGAGCGGCTGCTGCTCTCACCTCCACGACTCGGTGTCCG AGCTGGTCCAGCGTGACCTCCAGTGGAGCTCCAGAGCCAGGGAGCAGGCTGAGACCCAAGCCCAGGAGCACCTGACCCTGATGGGGAAGGTTTCCACTGAAGCTCAGACCCTCCGTCAG AGCGTTGAGCTGCGCTGCACTGAGCAGCTCCGGGCGGCTGAGGAGGACATTTccaggcagcaggaggaggtgaagcAGGCTCTGATGATGGTTTGGAACCAGACCTCTCTGGACCGGACCGTCCTGGACGAGCAGCAGGCTGAGCTCCAGAGCTCCGTGGAGACGAGTCAGCAGCTGGTCCACGGCTTCCTGCAGGACGAGCTGCAGCAAGACGTTCCCACCG GTGCGACCCCGCAGCGTCGGGAGTTTGTGTATCCTCAGCAGCTGGTGAAGTCGCGAAGCCGCAGCGAGCTGCTGGAGAGTCTGAGGAGGcagcaggaggagctgcaggccgccatggaggaggaggaagaggaggaggaagaggagctggaggaggacgaCAAACACAGCCAG gactctgtggaggacgaCATGAGCACTTGTAACGAAAGCTTGGCCACAGAACCGTCCTTCATCGACGAGAACCTCGTGTTCAACGAGAGCAAACGTGTTCCCTTCTTCAAG aaAAAGAAGGGTGGCAAGAAGGAGTCAAAGACCTCCTCCAGGTGCAAAGCTTCAGAAAACACGTCGACGCCGCAGAAGTCCAGACTGCCGCTCCGCTGCCAGAACTAA